The genomic region AGCTTCAACAAACATAACATCATGGCCCAGTCTGGATCGTATGCTATGTCTCAGGCCAACGCCGTTCAGCAGAACGTCCTCAGACTTCTCCAGTAGTTTTATCTCTTTTTCCGGGGCTTTCCCGCCCCGGGAGACTCTATTTCTCTTCTGTTTTTTCTTCCAAAAAATTTTGCAGTGTCGTTTCGTACTGTTCGGTAATCGCTTCTATCCCTTGTCCAAATAACTGGCTTACTTTTTTGATGTGTTTTTTCGGATTGGACAATTCGCGCGTGTTGAACAGATCAAAAATAAGCGGCAGGGTGTATTGCAGATAATACAGATAGACAAGACTCGCATTGTCGGCTTCCCGCCCTTTGGTCATAATGAGCTGTGACGCGAGGGTTTTAAGCGCGCTTCCGAAAGATTCGACGGTCGTGTGCGGCGCGCTTTTGAAGGCTCTGACGTGGCGATGGATCGTCCGGATGTGTTCGAGTCTGCGCCGCATCGAATCGGTATCGCCCCGGGAGAGGGAAAGGGCGGAACGACTTTCAAAGAGACTTTGCAAAGCCGAAGAGAGTTCGGTTTTCTCCAGAACGTCCAGCGAGCCGACATCGATCTCTTCGACACGGGTGGGAACCGCATCGCGGAGTTTGGCTCCGTCGTTGAGATTGTACACCGTTTGTTCGGCATTTTTCCAGGAGGGGATCAGCGAGTAAATGATCTGCACCGATTTGTTCAATACCGATGACGTAAAGACGTGGTCGCGGAAATTCCCTTCGATCGGGACGGTTGTTTTGAGACTGGTGCGTTCCTGGACCTCCATATCCTTGTCGGTAAAACGGGTCACCTGGAGGTGGCTGTCGATGTGGGTCGAACCGGTTTCCTGGTCGAACGCAAGGTCCAGCCCCAGCAGATAAAGGCGTCGCACTCCGAGTATCAGCATGAGTCCAAGCGTCGTCGAGCCGACGCACGGAGTCGCGAGAGAGCCGAAGTTTTCGAAGTAAAACGTCCCCGATTCAAAAAAGAACATTTTCTCTTTGGGAAGCATCTCGCGCAGTTGCGTAGGGACGAACGGCCCGAAGAGATAAAGGGTGTTTTTAAGAAAGGTTTCGACGGGGATCCCTTCGTAATGGGCCATGCTTACATCGAAGCCGTCGATATGGGTGACGATATCGGGCGCGATCCCCTCGGCATAGAGTTTTTTAAGCGTTGCTGAAGCGGCGACGAGGATAAAACGGCCGTGGTTGTTTTTGAGCCATTCGATATTTTTCTGCAGGGATGGCCCAGCGGCTAGGAGAAGTACCGGTTTTTCCTCCAGGATCGGCGAGTTCAACGGTCGTGAAATATCGAGTATCCGGTACCCGTGGTTGATGTACTCGAGCGGGTAGAGGAATTTGTTCAGCAGCAGGTCGTAGGAAAAAACGATGAACGACTGCGTCGCGACCATTTGCTGGATGAATTTCATTTTAACGGTGCTGTGTCCGGGATGATAAAAGAATTTGATGAAACGGTTGTAAAAAAACATCCGGTTCAAAAACTTGGCAACGGTTTGGGCGAATTCGTCGGTTGTCTGCGATACGGCGTAGTGGACGAAAGTGTGTTTGGAGATAGCCGTGTAATCGGTAACGAAAAGGGAAAGTTTGAACAGTTCCAGATCGTCTTCGATGAGGAGGCACTCTTCGGGGCGGAACGAACGGTCGATCGTACTCAGATGCAATC from Sulfuricurvum sp. IAE1 harbors:
- a CDS encoding 6-hydroxymethylpterin diphosphokinase MptE-like protein codes for the protein MEAVETKAIQTYQTNMSYFSEHQPELYKKLSLLETAIERGLYTPKYDLEYKNGYFDVYVRETDSFLYGRDTNTFAEETAKTASLKKNYQAYETVPSYSNYKGDRLKHVYPLMQYVNANAGLDTHMKKVHKYIFIGSGLGLHLSTIDRSFRPEECLLIEDDLELFKLSLFVTDYTAISKHTFVHYAVSQTTDEFAQTVAKFLNRMFFYNRFIKFFYHPGHSTVKMKFIQQMVATQSFIVFSYDLLLNKFLYPLEYINHGYRILDISRPLNSPILEEKPVLLLAAGPSLQKNIEWLKNNHGRFILVAASATLKKLYAEGIAPDIVTHIDGFDVSMAHYEGIPVETFLKNTLYLFGPFVPTQLREMLPKEKMFFFESGTFYFENFGSLATPCVGSTTLGLMLILGVRRLYLLGLDLAFDQETGSTHIDSHLQVTRFTDKDMEVQERTSLKTTVPIEGNFRDHVFTSSVLNKSVQIIYSLIPSWKNAEQTVYNLNDGAKLRDAVPTRVEEIDVGSLDVLEKTELSSALQSLFESRSALSLSRGDTDSMRRRLEHIRTIHRHVRAFKSAPHTTVESFGSALKTLASQLIMTKGREADNASLVYLYYLQYTLPLIFDLFNTRELSNPKKHIKKVSQLFGQGIEAITEQYETTLQNFLEEKTEEK
- a CDS encoding flagellin, with protein sequence SFNKHNIMAQSGSYAMSQANAVQQNVLRLLQ